A region from the Kribbella shirazensis genome encodes:
- a CDS encoding acyl-CoA carboxylase subunit beta, with protein sequence MGETVNIHTTAGKIADLEQRLDEAVHAGSERAVEKQHARGKKTARERIDLLLDEGSFSELDEFARHRSTSFGLEANRPYGDGVVTGFGTIDGRQVCVFAQDFTVFGGSLGEVFGEKILKVMDLAMKIGCPLIGINDSGGARIQEGVVSLGLYGEIFRRNVRASGVIPQISLIMGPCAGGAVYSPAVTDFTVMVDESSYMFITGPDVIKTVTGEDVTQEELGGARTHNTKSGNAHYLGSDEEDAIEWVKALVGHLPQNNLEDPPVYDAPADLEPIETDLALDTLVPDSPNQPYDMHTAIEAVVDDGDFLEVQTLFAPNLIVGFGRVEGRPVGVVANQPMQFAGTLDIDASEKAARFVRTCDAFNLPILTFVDVPGFLPGTDQEWNGIIRRGAKLIYAYAEATVPMITVITRKAYGGAYDVMGSKHLGADMNIAWPTAQIAVMGAQGAVNILYRRELAGAEDPEARRQQLITEYEDHLANPYVAAERGYIDAVIKPSETRAEIVRALRLLRTKRDTLPPKKHGNIPL encoded by the coding sequence ATGGGAGAGACCGTGAACATCCACACCACCGCCGGCAAGATCGCGGACCTGGAGCAGCGGCTCGACGAGGCCGTGCACGCCGGGTCGGAACGCGCGGTGGAGAAGCAGCATGCCCGCGGCAAGAAGACCGCCCGCGAGCGGATCGACCTGCTGCTGGACGAGGGCTCCTTCTCCGAGCTGGACGAGTTCGCGCGGCACCGCTCGACCAGCTTCGGCCTGGAGGCGAACCGCCCGTACGGCGACGGCGTGGTGACCGGTTTCGGCACCATCGACGGCCGGCAGGTGTGCGTGTTCGCGCAGGACTTCACCGTCTTCGGCGGCAGCCTGGGCGAGGTCTTCGGCGAGAAGATCCTGAAGGTGATGGACCTGGCGATGAAGATCGGCTGCCCGCTGATCGGCATCAACGACTCCGGCGGCGCCCGGATCCAGGAAGGTGTGGTGAGCCTCGGCCTGTACGGCGAGATCTTCCGCCGCAACGTCCGCGCCTCCGGGGTGATCCCGCAGATCTCGCTGATCATGGGCCCGTGTGCCGGCGGGGCGGTCTACTCCCCCGCGGTCACCGACTTCACCGTGATGGTCGACGAGTCGTCGTACATGTTCATCACCGGCCCGGACGTGATCAAGACCGTCACCGGTGAGGACGTCACCCAGGAGGAGCTCGGCGGCGCGCGGACGCACAACACGAAGTCCGGCAACGCGCACTACCTCGGCTCCGACGAGGAGGACGCGATCGAATGGGTGAAGGCGCTGGTCGGTCACCTCCCGCAGAACAACCTCGAGGACCCGCCGGTCTACGACGCGCCCGCCGACCTCGAGCCGATCGAGACCGACCTCGCGCTGGACACACTCGTACCGGACTCGCCGAACCAGCCGTACGACATGCACACCGCGATCGAGGCGGTCGTCGACGACGGCGACTTCCTCGAGGTGCAGACGCTGTTCGCGCCGAACCTGATCGTCGGCTTCGGCCGCGTCGAGGGCCGCCCGGTCGGCGTGGTCGCGAACCAGCCGATGCAGTTCGCCGGCACCCTCGACATCGACGCCTCCGAGAAGGCGGCCCGGTTCGTCCGCACCTGCGACGCGTTCAACCTGCCGATCCTGACCTTCGTCGACGTACCCGGCTTCCTGCCCGGCACCGACCAGGAGTGGAACGGCATCATCCGCCGCGGCGCCAAGCTGATCTACGCGTACGCCGAAGCGACCGTCCCGATGATCACCGTCATCACCCGCAAGGCGTACGGCGGCGCGTACGACGTGATGGGCTCGAAGCACCTCGGCGCGGACATGAACATCGCCTGGCCGACCGCGCAGATCGCCGTGATGGGCGCCCAGGGCGCGGTCAACATCCTGTACCGCCGCGAGCTCGCCGGCGCCGAGGACCCCGAGGCCCGCCGCCAGCAGCTGATCACCGAGTACGAGGACCATCTGGCCAACCCGTACGTCGCGGCGGAGCGCGGCTACATCGACGCCGTCATCAAACCCAGCGAGACCCGCGCCGAGATCGTCCGCGCCCTCCGCCTGCTCCGCACCAAACGCGACACCCTGCCCCCGAAGAAGCATGGGAACATCCCGCTGTGA
- a CDS encoding biotin--[acetyl-CoA-carboxylase] ligase, protein MSFSDLDRPPLDEKFLRGRLVRPGALWTQIDVLAETPSTNAVVAAAAAAGQPEGLVVAAEFQSSGRGRLGRTWSTPPRSAVLMSVLLRPSTVDAARWPWLGLLVPLAVAAAVRKVAEVPAQVKWPNDVLVEDRKLAGILLERVEGPAAVVGIGLNVTLRESEKPHEAATSLALEQAATTDRVTVMAAVLRELASRYQSWVDADGDPAVVLPEYRELSATLGQAVRVELPDGTFLEGTARDLADDGRLIVDSPDGPRPLAAGDVTHLRRA, encoded by the coding sequence ATGAGCTTCAGCGATCTGGACCGGCCCCCGCTGGACGAGAAGTTCCTGCGGGGGCGGCTGGTGCGTCCTGGTGCGCTGTGGACGCAGATCGACGTACTCGCGGAGACGCCGTCGACGAACGCTGTTGTGGCAGCTGCGGCCGCAGCTGGACAGCCCGAGGGGCTGGTTGTTGCTGCGGAGTTCCAGTCGTCCGGTCGGGGGCGGCTGGGGCGTACGTGGAGCACACCGCCGCGCTCTGCTGTGTTGATGTCAGTACTACTGCGCCCGAGCACGGTCGACGCCGCACGGTGGCCCTGGCTGGGGTTGCTGGTGCCGCTGGCCGTGGCAGCCGCGGTGCGGAAGGTTGCCGAGGTCCCGGCGCAGGTGAAGTGGCCGAACGACGTACTGGTCGAGGACCGGAAGCTGGCGGGCATCCTGCTGGAGCGCGTCGAAGGGCCGGCTGCGGTCGTCGGCATCGGTCTCAACGTCACGCTGCGCGAGTCGGAGAAGCCACACGAGGCGGCGACGTCGCTGGCGTTGGAGCAGGCTGCGACGACCGATCGGGTCACCGTCATGGCCGCGGTACTGCGTGAACTCGCGAGCCGCTACCAGTCGTGGGTCGACGCCGATGGGGATCCGGCTGTAGTTCTTCCCGAGTACCGCGAACTGTCCGCGACGCTCGGCCAAGCGGTACGTGTGGAGCTCCCCGACGGCACATTCCTCGAGGGAACCGCCCGCGACTTGGCCGACGACGGTCGCCTCATCGTGGACTCACCAGACGGCCCAAGACCGTTGGCAGCAGGCGACGTAACCCACCTACGCCGAGCCTGA
- a CDS encoding TetR family transcriptional regulator — protein MVDAERRRRAPHLGPERRRPLILDAALEVFSARGYAGTTMQAIADAAGVTKPVVYDCFGNRDELLLALLAREEQHLVISIVAALPADPSVGTPEEHVLDGLTAILTAVEKQPQSWRIVFGAQYGAAPVVADRIRAARAFLVESLRLTMLKSLPGVSDPDANLPVLAEMLAAMTESCARMLVTGATDRTPAELARTVSQVVGGGFGNV, from the coding sequence GTGGTCGACGCTGAACGACGTCGGCGCGCGCCGCATCTCGGCCCGGAGCGCCGCCGGCCGCTGATCCTGGATGCCGCCCTCGAGGTCTTCTCGGCCCGGGGGTACGCCGGCACGACGATGCAGGCGATCGCGGACGCCGCCGGTGTCACGAAGCCGGTCGTCTACGACTGCTTCGGGAACCGCGACGAGCTGCTGCTGGCCCTGCTCGCCCGCGAGGAGCAGCACCTGGTCATCTCGATCGTCGCCGCGCTGCCCGCGGACCCGAGCGTCGGTACGCCGGAGGAGCACGTCCTCGACGGCCTGACCGCGATCCTCACCGCCGTGGAGAAGCAGCCGCAGTCCTGGCGGATCGTGTTCGGAGCCCAGTACGGCGCCGCGCCCGTCGTCGCCGACCGGATCCGCGCCGCCCGCGCGTTCCTGGTCGAGAGCCTGCGGCTGACCATGCTCAAGTCCCTGCCCGGCGTCAGCGACCCGGACGCGAATCTCCCGGTGCTCGCCGAAATGCTCGCCGCGATGACCGAGAGCTGCGCCCGGATGCTCGTCACCGGCGCCACCGACCGCACACCCGCCGAACTCGCCCGAACCGTGTCGCAGGTGGTCGGCGGCGGCTTCGGCAACGTCTGA
- a CDS encoding Maf family nucleotide pyrophosphatase, with translation MSPRFVLASASPARLKTLRGAGIEPEVIVSGVDEDNVTAENPGELARLLATLKARAVVAGLTDHATVLGCDSVLEFDGVAYGKPGTPDVARDRWRMMRGRTGVLHTGHCLIDTTSKQEIRELASTTVYFADLTDEEIDAYVATGEPLVVAGAFTVDGLGGPFVTAVEGDYHNVVGLSLPLLRRMLREVDVTWPELWNTGKPFTYDESVASTYDETRGGPARAEAAARAADVLLPKGGRVLELAVGTGIVGAELVALGHLVHGVDLSTAMLQHAKVRLPGHVAAADASLLPVADRRCDAVVAVWLLHLLDDSEPVIAEVARVLRTDGVFVTTTEKSEAGRYADGRVPDDTRSQDALSHLAATAARYGLVLDGATTFPGPVRNTGDAPTYPLVRFRRI, from the coding sequence GTGAGTCCCCGGTTCGTCCTGGCGTCGGCGTCGCCGGCCAGGCTGAAGACGTTACGCGGCGCGGGCATCGAGCCGGAGGTGATCGTCTCCGGCGTCGACGAGGACAACGTCACCGCGGAGAACCCCGGTGAGCTCGCCCGCCTGCTCGCCACACTGAAGGCACGCGCGGTGGTCGCCGGGCTGACCGATCACGCGACCGTTCTCGGGTGCGACTCGGTCCTGGAGTTCGACGGCGTCGCGTACGGCAAACCCGGTACGCCGGACGTCGCGCGCGACCGCTGGCGCATGATGCGCGGGCGTACCGGCGTACTGCACACCGGCCACTGCCTGATCGACACGACGTCCAAGCAGGAGATCCGCGAGCTCGCCTCCACCACGGTGTACTTCGCGGACCTCACCGACGAGGAGATCGACGCGTACGTCGCCACGGGCGAGCCGCTCGTCGTCGCCGGAGCCTTCACCGTCGACGGTCTCGGCGGCCCGTTCGTGACCGCGGTCGAGGGCGACTACCACAACGTCGTCGGGCTCTCACTACCGTTGTTGCGCCGGATGCTGCGTGAGGTCGACGTCACCTGGCCCGAGCTGTGGAACACCGGGAAGCCCTTCACGTACGACGAATCCGTCGCCTCGACGTACGACGAGACGCGCGGCGGGCCCGCCCGCGCGGAAGCGGCCGCCCGCGCCGCCGACGTACTGCTGCCGAAGGGCGGCCGCGTCCTCGAGCTCGCCGTCGGCACCGGCATCGTCGGTGCCGAACTGGTTGCCCTGGGCCACTTGGTGCACGGCGTCGACCTGTCGACCGCCATGCTGCAGCACGCGAAGGTCCGCCTGCCCGGCCACGTCGCCGCGGCGGACGCCTCGCTGCTCCCGGTGGCGGATCGCCGGTGCGACGCGGTCGTCGCCGTCTGGCTGCTGCATCTCCTCGACGACAGCGAGCCCGTGATCGCGGAGGTCGCCCGCGTCCTGCGGACCGACGGCGTCTTCGTCACCACCACGGAGAAGTCCGAAGCCGGCCGCTACGCCGACGGCCGAGTCCCCGACGACACCCGCTCCCAGGACGCCCTGTCCCACTTGGCCGCCACAGCAGCCCGCTACGGCCTGGTCCTGGACGGCGCGACGACGTTCCCCGGCCCGGTGCGAAACACCGGCGACGCGCCGACCTACCCGCTCGTCCGCTTTCGGCGCATCTGA
- a CDS encoding acyl-CoA carboxylase epsilon subunit encodes MSALEITKGDPTPEELAALVAVIAARAAVPEPAPDTDRASNWATYWRNARTPFHPGPGQWRASAHP; translated from the coding sequence GTGAGCGCACTCGAGATCACCAAAGGCGACCCGACCCCCGAAGAGCTCGCCGCCCTGGTCGCGGTCATCGCGGCACGCGCCGCCGTACCCGAGCCCGCTCCGGACACGGACCGCGCCAGCAACTGGGCGACCTACTGGCGCAACGCCCGCACCCCGTTCCATCCGGGTCCCGGCCAGTGGCGCGCCTCCGCCCACCCGTAG
- a CDS encoding SCP2 sterol-binding domain-containing protein encodes MTERGSAGWLESEGITTLDASELARLVDRTSERELRHRLIGGVREIALREIFRRMPEYLRPARAAGFEAVISWQITGAGGDGRAVDEYWLHVHDGHCTPLPPQPTPPDISIRTDPTTLLRIVTGNEDPVLAVLKQRLTVRGDLARAARLPKLFSTGPT; translated from the coding sequence ATGACCGAGCGAGGCAGTGCCGGCTGGCTCGAGTCCGAGGGCATCACCACCCTGGACGCGAGTGAGCTTGCCCGGTTGGTCGACCGGACGTCGGAGCGGGAGCTCCGGCATCGACTCATCGGGGGTGTTCGAGAGATCGCGTTGCGCGAGATCTTTCGGCGGATGCCGGAGTACCTCCGACCCGCCCGGGCCGCCGGGTTCGAGGCCGTGATCAGCTGGCAGATCACCGGCGCGGGCGGGGACGGTCGCGCCGTCGACGAGTACTGGCTGCACGTCCACGACGGCCACTGCACCCCGCTGCCCCCGCAACCCACTCCCCCCGACATCTCGATCCGCACCGACCCCACCACCCTGCTCCGCATCGTCACCGGCAACGAGGACCCGGTCCTGGCCGTCCTCAAACAACGCCTGACGGTCCGCGGCGACCTCGCCCGCGCCGCCCGCCTCCCCAAACTCTTCAGCACCGGCCCGACTTAG
- a CDS encoding DUF885 domain-containing protein, producing MTDAVTAASTPNSPIDQLAERHLEQEIVLDPLGATELGIAGHDHELPDFTPAGFDARIELVRRSLAEAGSIEPASPRAEVAKDAFVERLGLELERYEAGVPQHQLNAISSVPAALRQVFDLMPTATDQDWETVAIRLNQIGTTLDGYRDTLLEQAGQGRISAVRQVTGLAERIASWTGAEGDDFFAGLAAQAPDSPVKPAVEAAAAAARKAFDQFGAWLTSELAPRAPERDACGREVYELASRSFLGAAIDLEETYAWGWAELARIETGMQAIAAELNGGDRTIEATAALLDDDPARTIQGKEAFRDWMQQLSDAAVAELGGTHFDIADEIRTLECMIAPTSDGSIYYTQPSEDLTTRPGRMWWAVPNGVEKFATWREVTTVYHEGVPGHHLQVAQTMLRTDLLNRWQRIACWVSGHGEGWALYAERLMEELGYLEDPGARFGMLDAQGFRAARVIVDIGMHLELEVPRDNPFGWRPGERWNASLGFEFLRAHCRMETEFLQAELNRYLGWPGQAPSYKVGERIWLQAREEAKQRKGSAFDLRTFHSDALNLGSIGLDPLRRALVKL from the coding sequence GTGACCGACGCCGTGACCGCTGCCAGCACGCCGAACAGCCCGATCGACCAGCTCGCCGAACGGCACCTCGAGCAGGAGATCGTCCTCGATCCGCTCGGTGCGACCGAGCTGGGGATCGCCGGCCACGACCACGAGCTGCCGGACTTCACCCCGGCCGGGTTCGACGCGCGGATCGAGCTGGTCCGGCGCTCGCTCGCCGAGGCCGGGTCGATCGAGCCGGCGAGTCCGCGCGCGGAGGTCGCCAAGGACGCGTTCGTCGAGCGGCTCGGGCTGGAGCTCGAGCGGTACGAAGCCGGCGTACCGCAGCACCAGCTGAACGCGATCTCGTCGGTCCCGGCGGCGTTGCGGCAGGTGTTCGATCTGATGCCGACAGCAACCGACCAGGACTGGGAGACCGTCGCGATCCGGCTCAACCAGATCGGTACGACGCTCGACGGGTACCGCGACACGCTCCTGGAGCAGGCCGGTCAGGGCCGGATCTCCGCGGTCCGCCAGGTGACCGGGCTGGCCGAGCGGATCGCCAGCTGGACCGGTGCCGAGGGCGACGACTTCTTCGCGGGGCTCGCCGCGCAGGCGCCGGACAGTCCGGTCAAGCCGGCTGTCGAAGCCGCGGCCGCCGCGGCGCGGAAGGCGTTCGACCAGTTCGGTGCCTGGCTGACGTCCGAGCTCGCGCCGCGGGCGCCGGAGCGGGACGCGTGCGGCCGCGAGGTGTACGAGCTGGCGTCGCGCAGCTTCCTCGGCGCCGCGATCGACCTCGAGGAAACGTACGCCTGGGGCTGGGCCGAGCTGGCACGGATCGAGACCGGCATGCAGGCGATCGCGGCCGAGCTGAACGGCGGTGACCGCACCATCGAGGCGACCGCCGCGCTCCTGGACGACGACCCGGCGCGCACGATCCAGGGCAAGGAAGCTTTCCGGGACTGGATGCAGCAGCTGTCGGACGCCGCCGTCGCCGAGCTGGGCGGCACGCACTTCGACATCGCCGACGAGATCCGCACGCTGGAGTGCATGATCGCGCCGACCTCGGACGGCTCCATCTACTACACGCAGCCCAGCGAGGACCTGACGACGCGGCCCGGCCGCATGTGGTGGGCCGTGCCGAACGGTGTCGAGAAGTTCGCCACCTGGCGCGAGGTCACGACGGTCTACCACGAAGGGGTGCCCGGGCATCATCTCCAGGTCGCGCAGACGATGCTGCGTACCGACCTGCTGAACCGCTGGCAGCGGATCGCCTGCTGGGTCTCCGGCCACGGCGAGGGCTGGGCGCTGTACGCCGAACGTCTGATGGAGGAGCTCGGCTATCTGGAGGACCCGGGCGCGCGGTTCGGGATGCTGGACGCGCAGGGGTTCCGCGCGGCGCGGGTGATCGTCGACATCGGCATGCACCTGGAGCTGGAGGTGCCGCGCGACAACCCGTTCGGCTGGCGGCCGGGCGAGCGGTGGAACGCGAGCCTCGGGTTCGAGTTCCTGCGCGCGCACTGCCGGATGGAGACCGAGTTCCTGCAGGCCGAGCTGAACCGGTACCTCGGGTGGCCGGGCCAGGCGCCGTCGTACAAGGTCGGTGAACGGATCTGGCTGCAGGCGCGCGAGGAGGCCAAGCAGCGCAAGGGATCCGCGTTCGACCTGCGGACGTTCCACTCCGACGCGCTGAACCTCGGGTCGATCGGTCTGGACCCGCTGCGCCGGGCGCTGGTGAAGCTGTGA
- a CDS encoding phosphoenolpyruvate carboxylase translates to MSETGSETRTRARFEVPEELRADVRLLGEILGKVLVEYAGQPLLDDVEKLRELTIAGDGAAAEQLVASWPHERAEDVARAFTCYFHLTNLSEELHRARVLRERDRAGSEAVVSELAQAVEQIARESGEQQARALLNGLEFRPVLTAHPTEARRRAVLATIRRISSLLDERHDPRAGDSDLAENRRRLVEQVDVLWRTSQLRTSRPSPLDEVRSAMAVFEETLFNVVGNVYRRLDDALAGDDAGTRTPVVAPFVHLGSWIGGDRDGNPNVTAAITREAMQIQADHVLRALEQATEELGRALTLDAATTPPSAPVRRILEDARAVNPELIADIETRSPSEPHRQLLLLAARRLAATRARDADFGYPRAADFLHELKVLQDSLVSAGAPRQAYGELQQLIWQVNSFGFHLAELEIRQHSSVHAKALEEVLGGGELSDQTEEVLATLRVIAQIQQRFGPEACRRYVVSFTRNAGDLAAVYELADAALDGRPIELDVVPLFETGEDLQNSVEVLDNAIQLTRVRHRLTANDRRFEVMLGYSDSAKDVGPVSATLALYDAQARITAWAQRNAIRLTLFHGRGGALGRGGGPANRAVLAQAPGSVAGRFKLTEQGEAIPARYGNAAIAQRHIEQVTAATLLASTPAIEERAAAAADRFALVEKTLDEAARTAYHRLVKADGFAEWFSTVTPLEELGQLPLGSRPARRGVAVSSLEDLRAIPWVFAWSQARVNAPGWYGLGTALAAVGDVDLLRDANQNWPLFQVMLENAEMSLAKTDRRILGRYLELGDRAELTQQMLDEHELTTEWVLKVLDQERLLQGRRVLGRAVELRNPYVDALSYLQLRALRTLRTDDSLDEEQIVRTRRLLLLTVSGVAAGLQNTG, encoded by the coding sequence GTGAGCGAGACCGGTAGTGAGACCCGTACCCGCGCGCGGTTCGAGGTGCCTGAGGAACTCAGGGCCGACGTCCGCCTGCTCGGCGAGATCCTCGGCAAAGTCCTGGTCGAGTACGCCGGTCAGCCGCTGCTCGACGACGTCGAGAAACTGCGCGAGCTGACCATCGCCGGCGACGGCGCGGCCGCCGAGCAACTCGTCGCGTCCTGGCCGCACGAGCGCGCCGAGGACGTGGCCCGCGCGTTCACCTGCTACTTCCACCTGACCAACCTCAGCGAGGAGCTGCACCGCGCCCGCGTCCTGCGCGAGCGCGACCGCGCCGGCAGCGAGGCGGTGGTGTCCGAGCTGGCCCAGGCCGTCGAGCAGATCGCCCGCGAGAGCGGCGAGCAGCAGGCCCGCGCGCTGCTCAACGGACTGGAGTTCCGCCCGGTCCTGACCGCGCACCCGACCGAGGCCCGGCGCCGCGCCGTCCTGGCGACGATCCGCCGGATCAGCTCGCTGCTCGACGAGCGCCACGACCCGCGCGCGGGTGACAGCGACCTGGCCGAGAACCGGCGCCGCCTGGTCGAGCAGGTCGACGTCCTCTGGCGTACGTCGCAGCTCCGAACCAGCCGCCCTTCGCCGCTGGACGAGGTGCGGTCGGCGATGGCGGTGTTCGAGGAGACGCTGTTCAACGTCGTCGGCAACGTGTACCGGCGGCTCGACGACGCGCTGGCCGGCGACGACGCCGGGACGCGGACGCCCGTGGTGGCGCCGTTCGTCCACCTGGGCTCGTGGATCGGCGGCGACCGCGACGGCAACCCGAACGTCACCGCGGCGATCACCCGCGAGGCCATGCAGATCCAGGCCGACCACGTCCTGCGGGCGCTGGAGCAGGCGACCGAGGAGCTCGGCCGCGCGCTGACCCTGGACGCCGCGACCACGCCGCCGTCGGCTCCCGTACGCCGGATCCTCGAGGACGCCCGCGCGGTCAACCCCGAGCTGATCGCCGACATCGAGACCCGCTCACCGTCCGAGCCGCACCGCCAGCTCCTCCTGCTGGCTGCCCGCCGCCTGGCCGCGACCCGCGCCCGCGACGCCGACTTCGGGTACCCGCGGGCCGCCGACTTCCTGCACGAGCTGAAGGTCCTGCAGGACTCGTTGGTGAGCGCCGGCGCACCCCGCCAGGCGTACGGCGAGCTGCAGCAGCTCATCTGGCAGGTGAACTCGTTCGGCTTCCACCTGGCCGAGCTGGAGATCCGCCAGCACTCCTCCGTGCACGCGAAGGCTCTGGAGGAGGTGCTCGGCGGTGGCGAGCTTTCCGACCAGACGGAGGAGGTGCTCGCCACACTCCGGGTGATCGCCCAGATCCAGCAGCGCTTCGGTCCGGAGGCGTGCCGTCGGTACGTCGTCTCGTTCACCCGCAACGCCGGCGACCTGGCCGCCGTCTACGAGCTGGCCGATGCCGCGCTCGACGGACGGCCGATCGAGCTGGACGTCGTACCGCTGTTCGAGACCGGTGAGGACCTGCAGAACTCGGTGGAGGTGCTGGACAACGCGATTCAGCTCACCCGGGTTCGGCACCGCCTGACGGCGAACGACCGGCGCTTCGAGGTCATGCTCGGGTACTCCGACTCGGCCAAGGACGTCGGCCCGGTGTCGGCGACGCTGGCGCTGTACGACGCGCAGGCGCGGATCACCGCGTGGGCGCAGCGCAACGCGATCCGGCTGACGCTGTTCCACGGCCGGGGTGGCGCGCTGGGGCGGGGCGGTGGCCCGGCCAACCGCGCCGTACTGGCGCAGGCACCTGGATCGGTGGCCGGGCGGTTCAAGCTCACCGAACAGGGCGAGGCGATTCCGGCCCGGTACGGCAACGCGGCGATCGCGCAGCGGCACATCGAGCAGGTGACCGCGGCGACGTTGCTCGCGTCCACGCCGGCGATCGAGGAGCGGGCTGCTGCGGCGGCGGATCGGTTCGCTCTGGTGGAGAAGACGCTCGACGAGGCAGCGCGGACGGCGTACCACCGGCTGGTGAAGGCGGACGGGTTCGCGGAGTGGTTCAGCACTGTGACCCCGCTGGAAGAGCTGGGGCAGCTGCCGCTCGGTTCGCGGCCGGCTCGGCGTGGTGTCGCGGTGTCGTCGCTGGAGGACCTCCGGGCGATCCCGTGGGTGTTCGCCTGGTCGCAGGCTCGTGTGAACGCGCCCGGTTGGTACGGCCTCGGTACTGCGCTCGCAGCGGTCGGTGACGTCGATCTGCTGCGGGATGCGAATCAGAACTGGCCGCTGTTCCAGGTGATGCTGGAGAACGCGGAGATGTCGCTGGCCAAGACAGACCGGCGCATCCTCGGCCGCTACCTGGAGCTGGGCGACCGCGCCGAGCTGACCCAGCAGATGCTGGACGAGCACGAGCTCACCACGGAGTGGGTGCTCAAGGTCCTCGACCAGGAGCGACTGCTGCAGGGACGCCGCGTGCTGGGTCGTGCGGTGGAGCTGCGCAATCCGTACGTCGATGCGCTGAGCTACCTGCAGTTGCGGGCGCTCCGGACGCTGCGGACCGATGACTCGCTGGACGAGGAGCAGATCGTCCGTACCCGGCGGCTGCTGTTGCTGACCGTTTCGGGTGTCGCCGCGGGTCTGCAGAACACCGGATGA
- a CDS encoding MOSC domain-containing protein: protein MSGLLVAVNVVHELIRGPTRWTAIDKRPVRGAVEVGELGVAGDRQCDTRYHGGPDKALYAYAIEDAEWWAAELGREIPPGLFGENLTTRGLDITGALIGERWQIGGILVEVRSPRTPCGNLSGRMDIKRFHHRFARTGRVGAYLKVLHPGKIQAGNRITVLHRPDKAPTIGDSSHR, encoded by the coding sequence ATGAGCGGGCTGCTGGTGGCGGTGAACGTCGTCCACGAGCTGATTCGTGGGCCGACGCGGTGGACGGCGATCGACAAGCGGCCGGTGCGCGGGGCGGTCGAGGTCGGCGAGTTGGGGGTGGCCGGGGATCGGCAGTGCGACACCCGGTACCACGGTGGGCCCGACAAGGCGCTGTACGCCTATGCGATCGAGGATGCGGAGTGGTGGGCGGCCGAGTTGGGGCGGGAGATCCCGCCGGGCCTCTTCGGTGAGAACCTGACGACGCGCGGCCTCGACATCACCGGGGCGTTGATCGGTGAGCGCTGGCAGATCGGCGGGATCCTGGTCGAGGTGCGCTCGCCGCGCACGCCGTGCGGGAACCTGTCGGGGCGGATGGACATCAAGCGCTTCCACCACCGCTTCGCCCGCACCGGCCGAGTCGGCGCGTATCTGAAGGTCCTACACCCCGGCAAGATCCAAGCCGGCAACCGCATCACCGTCCTACACCGCCCCGACAAAGCCCCAACAATCGGCGATTCCTCCCACCGCTAG